The window ACTGATGGAAAAATGAAGTACATCTGGTTTACGGATGGTAAGGAACAATTGTTTAACTTGGTTGATGATCCTTTTGAAAGGGTAAACCTAACAGAACAAGATCATTTTACAGTAGAGCTGAATATTTGGCGAGAACGCTTAATAAAGACGTTGCTTAATCGGCCAGAAGGGTTTACAGATGGCACTTCTCTAATCCCTAATAGGCCTTATAACCATTATATGCCTCATGCTGTGGTGGATAATATATAGTACATTGGTGGATAACATCTAGCAAGATGGTAGACAACTTCTCGTAAACTAATCGACTATAATAGGATATAGAAAGTGAGTATACATGAAAAATATAGAATCTTTTTTTACTGAGTTAGCTTTAGGTGTAGCTTATTATGATGAATATATTAAAGAGGAGCGGCTTCAGGAAGACATTAAGCTGATGAAAGAAGCAGGTATTGGTTTAGTGAGAATAGCAGAGTCAACATGGAGTACCCTAGAACCTCAGCCTGATACTTATAATTTTTATCACATTGATCGGGTACTGGATGCCATGCATGGTGCAGGTATCAAGGTTATGGTAGGGACCCCTACTTATGCCATTCCACCTTGGCTTTTTAAACGTCATCCTGAGGTGATGGCTGAGACACCAGAAGGGGTCAATCAATATGGACATCGCCAAAAGATGGATATAACCAATAAAGACTATCTTTTCTACTCTGAGAGAATCATTCGAAAGCTTGTAGAACATGTTTGCGATCATCCGGCTGTTGTAGGTTATCAAGTGGATAATGAAACCAAACACTATGACACTGCAGGCCCAGAGGTACAAGAGAAATTTATTAAGTTTCTTCAGAAGAAATTCAATACTTTAGAAGAACTTAATGATAAGTTTGGACTGGATTATTGGAGTAATAGGGTCAATGACTGGGAGGACTTTCCTTCTGCAATAGGTAGTATCAATTCAAGTCTAAATACTGCCTTTAAAGGGTTTCAACTTTCTTTAGTCAAAGACTTTTTAAAGTGGCAATGTGATCTTATTAGGGAATATGCCAGAGATGACCAGTTTATTACCCATAATTTTGACTATGATTGGAGAGATTATTCTTTTGGCGTGCAAAAAGATGTACATCACTATGAAGCAAGTTTGCCTTTAGATTTGATTGGTATTGATGTTTATCATCCTTCACAAGATGAGTTAACGGGTTGTGAAATCGCTTTTTGTGGTGACAGTGCAAGAAATCTTAAGCACCAGCCTTATTTGGTTATAGAAACGCAAGCACAAGGTCATGTAGGATGGCTGCATTATCCAGGACAGTTAAAATTACAAGCACTTAGCCATGTGGCATCAGGAGCATCGATGGTTGCATACTGGCATTGGCATTCCTTACATAACGGCTGTGAAACCTATTGGAAAGGTATTCTAAGTCAGGATTTCATACCTGGAAGAACCTATAAAGAAGTTCAAGAAATAAATGAAGTGTTCAAAAAAATATCACCTTATATGAAAGGGTACATGGTGGAAAATTCAGCTGCTATCATGATTGATATGCATTCATTATTAGCTTTGGAAGATATGAAAAAGTATGGACATGACTTAGATTATAACATGGAAATTCGCCGTTATTATGACGCCCTTTATGCTATGAATATGGGTTGTGATATTGTGCATCAGGAAGATATAAAACTGAATCAATATAAACTGGTCATTGTACCTGCTCTTTATAGTGTGTCAGATGATGTCTTGGACAAGCTTGTAAGCTACACGAAATCAGGTGGAATAGTCATCTACGGTATGCGATCAGGCTTTAGTGATGAACATGTAAAAGTAAGAACGGAACAACAACCAGGAAGAATTACAAAATCTTGTGGTGTTACTTATAGCCAGTTCACCTTAGCGAAGCGAACAAATCTTAAAAACCCTAAAAGCGTTCAAGGAGAGAAAGAGGATCTTCGGCTAGATTCTAAGAGTTTAATAGAGCTGTTAAAACCAAGTGAAAACACAGAAACCTTGTATAGCTATGATCATCCGCATTGGAAAGAGTATAGTGCTATTACCCTTGCTAAAGATGGAGGTGGAACCAGTGTTTATGTAGGTTGCTGTCCTGATAAAACAGTGATTAAGCAAATCTATAAGGAGTTGATTAATAAAGAGGATTTGAAAGCACCGGATATATCTTTTCCAATAATAATAAGGCAAGGGATTAATAGAGATGGTCAAAAGATTGTTTTTATGTTTAATTATTCTGGGAAGATTCAAACTTGTCAATGGGAGGAAGAAAACGGGGTCAATCTTTTGACCCATGTAAAAGTAAAGAGCTCTCAAAATATATCATTATCTCCCTGGGGATATGCTATTTACCTTATATCTTAACGGTTTAAGTTTAATGGCTTTGACGACTTATGATTATATAGATTAAGTTGATTAAATGTTACACCATGCTTAGCAAATACCCCTTAGGTCACCAACATTATATCCTGTCATATTGGTGGCTTGAAGGGTTATTTTATGTCTTCTTTGGATGTATGTATATACTTTTTATAGGGGTGTTCAAAAGTTTCTTAGGGATATGGAAAGAATGAATTTAGTAATATTATAGAGTGAGGTAGTTAGGAATGAACATGGCAAAGCCTATAAGACTAAAGAATATTGCAAGAAAAGAATAGATAAAAAATCCAAATCATATTAAGAGAGAAGGTAAGGATGATGGAGCCTATGGGGCTTTTAGTCCATTATATAGATAACTTAATATAAGAAGGTATTATAGGGAGGTTTTATTTATGAAGTTGTACAGAAAAACCATGGTAATGCTCATGACATTATCTATAGTTGTAGGGTCATTTACATCTTTAGATGTAGATGCTGCTTATCATTATTCAACGCCTGTGGAAAAAGAACTTATTACAGGAAGTGATTTATCTGTAAATAATCCAGAGGTGACTTTGTATGTTTCCGTTAACGGAGATGATGATAATAATGGTAAACGATGTAAACCGTTAGCTTCAATACAAGCAGCAATTTTGAAAGCAAGTGGATGTATTGATAGGGGTAAAAGCACCAGAATTATCGTACGAGAAGGTGTGTATATTCTTGATTCTATGATTAGTTTAAATAATCTATACCCAGCGGCTAATGACTTTCTCCATATTGTAGGTCAAGGTGAAGTTGTTATAACCGGTGCAAGAGAGTGGACAGATTGGGACAGAGAAAACGGAGCTAACATATACAGTAAAGATTGGCATTATCGTTGGGGTAAGGTTAACAATACATATGAAGGACGAATTCCTGAAGCCCTTCAATATAGAGAGATTGCTTTTGTTAATGAAGAGCCAATGGTTCCGGTTAGAAGTTATGAAGCGTTAAGACCTGGGACAATGTTTGTTTCAGAAACAGAAGGCAGGATCTTTATATATCCAGATGAAGCAGTGCATAACTTGAACGATGAAAAAGTTGAAGTATCGGAGTCAGGTGGATTTATCAACCTTAATGGTTTGGCAATGGGTAACTTAATGGAATTAAATAACATAGAAAATCTAATGCTTGAAAATCTTAACTTTGAGAAAGCAGCAGCGGGAGTCTCTGATGCTGTATCGATACAACAAGGAAAAAATATTGTCATTAAAGACTGTACTTTTAGTAGTAGTGCATACAACGGATTACGATTCGATGATGTAGAAAACGGTCTTATCGATAATTGTCATGCTAGCTATAATGGTGGTAAAGGTATTGCTGTATCAAACGGTAAGAATATTATTGTCAAAGATAGTACAACAGATGGTAACAACTGGTTTGGACATCCTTATGGTTGGATTCAGTGGGACCCTGCTGGTATGAAGATATTTAGAGCGCATGAAATGAGGATTATCAACCATTCATCCAGTGATAACCTCTGTGAAGGTATTTGGGCTGATACAGATATTATTAACATGTATATCGAAAATCCAACCATTGTCGGGAATAAAAACCACGGACTTTGGATAGAAGCAAATGTGGGACCGGTTTATGTGGAAAATGGACGTGTTGAAGAGAATAAAAACTTTGGTCTTTATAATTCAAGTACAGAGAACTTATTCTTAGATGGTGTAACTTTTAAAAACAATAAAGGCGAAGTGGCCATTGGTGATTTTAACACGAAAGGAAGAGGTCCTTTAGTTAGTGACCCTGTATGGGCAGGAGACTATGGAAATACATTTGGTAATTTTGAAACCGGTGAAGGGTTTGTGTCACACGCAGTGGACATGACCATTGAAAACTGTACTTTTGTGGGTAGTGATTTAAGTGAAACACCATTATTTATCTATGTTAAAAGTGATGATAAGGATTCTTACAAACCTTGGATGGATTCATTAACAGCGAATAACAATACATATAGTCACTTTAATCCTGAAAAAGCTTTTTATGTTGCCACTTCAGGAAGTGAAGGTGCATTTGTTAATTTTACGGCTTGGCAGACAGCTACATCTCAAGACGGAGACTCTGTTTTTACCAATGAAGGTATTGGCTATTCAGAAGAACAGCCACCAAGTGGTGTGACCAGTGGTGATGTTTCACCAAAACCAGGCCAACGTGTGGTTCAGGCATCAAAAGCTAATCAAGCACCTGTTATTGACGGTATTAAAGATGATGTTTGGGATACAACGACAACCATTATCTCTGATTATGAGTTTGAAAATCAGGATAAGGATAATGGTGTGGTGAATGCTACTGGTATTGCAAGCCTCCTTTGGGATGAAAATTACTTATACTTCATCGTAACAGTAGATGATGCTAATCCCACAAGAGGAACAGACTCTAACTGGCAATGTGATAACGTTGAGGTTTTTCTTGATCAAAATTACAACCAATCAGGTGCTTATGAATCGGATGATGGACAATATAGAATTGGACACGATGGTGAGCGATCAGGGAAAACAT is drawn from Vallitalea pronyensis and contains these coding sequences:
- a CDS encoding beta-galactosidase, encoding MKNIESFFTELALGVAYYDEYIKEERLQEDIKLMKEAGIGLVRIAESTWSTLEPQPDTYNFYHIDRVLDAMHGAGIKVMVGTPTYAIPPWLFKRHPEVMAETPEGVNQYGHRQKMDITNKDYLFYSERIIRKLVEHVCDHPAVVGYQVDNETKHYDTAGPEVQEKFIKFLQKKFNTLEELNDKFGLDYWSNRVNDWEDFPSAIGSINSSLNTAFKGFQLSLVKDFLKWQCDLIREYARDDQFITHNFDYDWRDYSFGVQKDVHHYEASLPLDLIGIDVYHPSQDELTGCEIAFCGDSARNLKHQPYLVIETQAQGHVGWLHYPGQLKLQALSHVASGASMVAYWHWHSLHNGCETYWKGILSQDFIPGRTYKEVQEINEVFKKISPYMKGYMVENSAAIMIDMHSLLALEDMKKYGHDLDYNMEIRRYYDALYAMNMGCDIVHQEDIKLNQYKLVIVPALYSVSDDVLDKLVSYTKSGGIVIYGMRSGFSDEHVKVRTEQQPGRITKSCGVTYSQFTLAKRTNLKNPKSVQGEKEDLRLDSKSLIELLKPSENTETLYSYDHPHWKEYSAITLAKDGGGTSVYVGCCPDKTVIKQIYKELINKEDLKAPDISFPIIIRQGINRDGQKIVFMFNYSGKIQTCQWEEENGVNLLTHVKVKSSQNISLSPWGYAIYLIS
- a CDS encoding sugar-binding protein; translation: MKLYRKTMVMLMTLSIVVGSFTSLDVDAAYHYSTPVEKELITGSDLSVNNPEVTLYVSVNGDDDNNGKRCKPLASIQAAILKASGCIDRGKSTRIIVREGVYILDSMISLNNLYPAANDFLHIVGQGEVVITGAREWTDWDRENGANIYSKDWHYRWGKVNNTYEGRIPEALQYREIAFVNEEPMVPVRSYEALRPGTMFVSETEGRIFIYPDEAVHNLNDEKVEVSESGGFINLNGLAMGNLMELNNIENLMLENLNFEKAAAGVSDAVSIQQGKNIVIKDCTFSSSAYNGLRFDDVENGLIDNCHASYNGGKGIAVSNGKNIIVKDSTTDGNNWFGHPYGWIQWDPAGMKIFRAHEMRIINHSSSDNLCEGIWADTDIINMYIENPTIVGNKNHGLWIEANVGPVYVENGRVEENKNFGLYNSSTENLFLDGVTFKNNKGEVAIGDFNTKGRGPLVSDPVWAGDYGNTFGNFETGEGFVSHAVDMTIENCTFVGSDLSETPLFIYVKSDDKDSYKPWMDSLTANNNTYSHFNPEKAFYVATSGSEGAFVNFTAWQTATSQDGDSVFTNEGIGYSEEQPPSGVTSGDVSPKPGQRVVQASKANQAPVIDGIKDDVWDTTTTIISDYEFENQDKDNGVVNATGIASLLWDENYLYFIVTVDDANPTRGTDSNWQCDNVEVFLDQNYNQSGAYESDDGQYRIGHDGERSGKTLTWDLSALEEYAAVINDDNYVVEGKIKVNHVSMVEGRVMGFDYQIADEREVAGVYGRRGIQMWNDKTANGYNSTANWGYLELVNSAVDVATIPEPLFVESMTTDIPSVLEIGSEHDITIDAVLSDGTQLTKEQIELGSIVYGSADQSILRIDTNGHMTGLSSGKTMVSVRFTYEGSTKTVVSQVVVPGTLSAFDYQDISPQLDKVHEYVGKITLYPYGCEWMTSGTELVFYGVDFGDEDTNLPYLNYQIQGHAIGEEMAGGKIEFRIDSPDNEAFGAVIIEDTSEKLDDSLDDWHYDNSRLMAATMSQNVTGKHTLYMRFVGEPGNETHANLRMGKFYWANFYRSDTPIIQQVTEKKMVDLFHLDFEDNSMSTYGSFDIHSDSGKVATLQINASGSDSDVVEVRDGALYFEKDNGPADNDYGQIQLALSDIQVPESDMVVISYDVNALNWTMEDKWQDFPKVVFEKEDNTIDYGVLIMENANGIGGNFAPGAWNQVNYKDQANLNRIINFRYEFNMNNGSYKVYKDDVEWVSNGQVHTAGTEFIPKALDSFIFKIQKAIGDEKQQLSFDNIKVSYLTEVK